In Planococcus shixiaomingii, the DNA window GAATGTCTTCTTGTACGACATTGATGACATGCAGGGAATTGTTGAAGCGAACTTGGCAGACCGTGAACGCGCAGCTAATGAAATCATGGTAATGATTGACCAGGAATCGGCACTCTTTAACGAGTGGCTGACAACGCTTGGAGTTGTTCCTGTAATTTCTGCGCTTCGCAAAAAAGCGTTGACGATTCAGGAAGAGACGATGGCCAGCATTGAAAACAAAATGCCGGATCTGACTGACCGAGAAAAGAAAATACTGAACAAGCACACCAAATCGATCATCAACCAATTGTTGAAAGAACCGATTCTGCAAGCGAAGGAAATGGCCGGTGCGCCAAAATCCCGCGAGCAGCTGGAATTGTTCCAGCAAATCTTCGGAATCGAAGATGAGGTCGAAGAGGAATTTGAAAAACATACGAAAGCTATCCAGCTAAAAGCGGAAGCGGCGGCTGAAGAGAAAAAGAATTCTCAACAAGAAACTCCCAAATATTCATTTTAAGCTTTCTGACAGAGGCGTTTTCGAATCTATATGTTAAAATGTAGAGACGAAACGCCTTTAACTATGGAAACGAAGGGGAATAGGATGGCTGATATAACAATGGCAAGGCTGCACGAAGCTATGGTTATTCTATACGCTGTCAGCCTTGTTTTTTATTTTATCGATTATTTATATAAAGAGAAAAGAGCCAGCCAGATTGCCATGGCGCTGCTTGGCGTCGTTTGGGTCATGCAGACGGTCTTTTTGGTGTTTTACATAATTGAAACCCAGAGATTTCCGATACTGACTTTGTTTGAAGGCATTTATTTTTACGCCTGGCTGCTAGTGACGTTATCGATTGTTTTGCGGTTCTTTTACAAGTTTGATTTTGCGGTCTTTTTCATCAACATTATCGGATTTATTTTTATGACCATCCATACGTTTGCGCCAGTCCAAATCGAACGTTCTCCGATAGGGGAAGCGCTTGTTTCGGAACTGTTGTTGATTCACATTACATTTGCGATTTTATCGTATGCGGCACTTTCGCTGTCTTTCGTTTTTTCAGCGCTGCATATGATTTTATACAGGTTGTTGAAAAAGAAGAAGTGGACCCAGCAGCTGAGCAATATGCCGTCGCTCGGGCAAACTGAAAAAGGCATGACCATTTCCATTCTGGTCGGCATTACATTATTATTCGTGTCGCTTATTCTCGGCCTTCAATGGGCTTACATTTCACTCGAAGAATTTTCGCTGCTGGATATAAAAATCATCGGTTCGTTTGTTTTGCTGGTCGTCTACAGCTTGATCTTGTTCCGCCACAGAGGCGGCGCGTTGAACGGGATGAATTACGCAAGAGTCCATATCTATGCATTTTTGTTGTTGTTGATCAATTTCTTTTTAGGAAGCCGGTTATCTGAATTCCATTTTTGGTATTAAAGAAAGGTAGGATTTAATTGAGAAAAATTATCGTAGGTTCAAGAAGAAGCAAGTTGGCTTTAACCCAAACGGGTCAATTTATCGATAAAATGAAAGCGGCTGGAGCGCCGTTTGAGTTTGAAGTAAAAGAAATTGTCACAAAAGGCGACCGCATTTTGGATGTGACGCTTTCGAAAGTTGGAGGCAAAGGCTTGTTTGTTAAAGAAATTCAGCAGGCGCTATACGACCGTGAAATCGACTTTGCTGTCCACAGCATGAAAGACATGCCATCTGTTTTGCCGGAAGGCTTGGTTATCGGCTGTATCCCGGAACGTGAAGATCCCCGCGATGCGTTCATTTCAAATAACCACGTTAAATTCATGGACCTTCCTGTAGGCGCGGTCGTTGGCACAAGCAGTTTGCGCCGCAGTTCTCAATTATTGCTAATGCGTCCTGACATTGATATCCAATGGATTCGCGGCAATATCGATACGCGTTTGGAGAAATTAAAAAATGGCGAGTTTGATGCCATAATTTTGGCTGCAGCAGGGTTGAAGCGCATGGGCTGGAAAGACGACATCGTTACGGAATTCCTTGAAGTGGATGAATGCCTGCCGGCAATTGGCCAAGGCGCTCTAGCGATCGAGTGCCGTGATGATGATGCGGAATTGCTTGCGGAACTGGCGAAAGTCAATGACGAAAACACAGCACTTGCGGTTACGACAGAACGCAAATTCCTGCGCGATATGGACGGCAGCTGCCAAGTGCCGATTGCGGGTTATGCAACGGTATCTAATGGCGACATTTCGTTCACCGGCTTGATTTCATCTCCAGACTCTCTTGAAGTGTACAAAGAATCCATCGTTGGCCGTGACCCAATCGAAGCGGGACGTGTCGTAGCAGAACGGATCAGTTCACAAGGCGGTTATGACTTGATCCAAAAAGTTAAAGCCGAGAACCATGTCTGACCCAAACTTCCCGCTGCAAGGCGAGACCATTATTTTTACCGGGTCTACCGAGCCTGTTGAGGCGATAGAGAGAGTTGAAGAGTTGGGCGGCAAGGCGGTGTATTTGCCGCTGATCGAAACGGCGACCCGCCAGTCGGAACTGCCTGATTTCAGCGCTTATGAATGGCTCATTTTCACTAGCCGAAACAGTGCGGAAGCCTTTTGTTTGCTCCATGCCCCAGTCGACAGCAAAATTGCTGCGGTTGGAGAAAAAACCGCTGAAGTGCTGGAGCAGAACGGCTATTCGATTAGCTTCATGCCGAGCATCTATAGCGCAGATCGGTTCATAGAAGAATTTCCACAAGTGGTGGGAGAGGCGCGTTGCCTGTTCATCAAAGGATCGCTCGCTAAAAACACCATTGCATCAATGGCGATGCCCGTCGATGAATGGGTCATATACGAAACCACGCTAAACATTGAGAATGCAAAAAAACTGACGGCCATGAAAAACGCCGTCGTTCTTTTTGCCAGCCCTTCTGCGGTCTCGGCGTACCGGGAAGCAGGAGGCGATTGGCAGGAAATTAAAGTAGCCGCTATCGGCCACGTTACCCAAAACGCCATCCTTCAAAACGATGGCCATGTCGATTTTATTCCTGAAAAATATACGATACTAGATGCACTTAATGAAATTGTGAAGGGAAGTTGAATTAATGAATGAATTGAAATTTGACCGCCACCGCCGTTTGCGCGGTTCCGCAAACCTCCGTTCGATGGTTCGCGAAACAAGCTTGCATAAAGAGGATTTTATTTATCCGTTATTTGTAGTAGAAGGCGAAAATGTTAAGGAAGAAATTTCTTCTATGCCAGGCGTTTTCCATTTTTCATTGGACCGTTTAGGCGAAGAATTGGATGAGGTGGTGTCACTTGGCATTCCTTCCATCATATTTTTTGGTGTACCGAATGAAAAAGATGCAGTTGGAACACAGGCGTACCATGACCACGGCATCACGCAAGAAGCGATCCGTTTTGCAAAAGAACGCCATCCGGACCTTGTTGTCATTGCGGATACGTGCCTTTGCCAATACACAGACCACGGCCATTGCGGCGTGATCGAAAATGGCGTCATCTTAAACGACAAGTCGCTCGATTTATTGGCTCGCACCGCTGTTTCCCAAGCGAAGGCAGGAGCTGATATCATCGCACCGTCGAACATGATGGACGGATTTGTGGCAGCGATCCGCTTTGGCCTTGACCAAGCAGGATTTGAAAATGTGCCGATCATGTCTTACGGCGTGAAATATGCGTCCGCTTATTACGGCCCGTTCCGTGAAGCTGCACACTCTACACCGCAGTTCGGCGACCGCAAAACGTACCAGATGGATCCGGCGAACCGCTTGGAAGCACTTCGTGAAGCCGCTTCTGATATCGAAGAAGGCGCGGATTTCATGATCGTTAAACCGGCTCTTTCCTACTTGGACATCATCCGTGAAGTCCGCGACAACTACGACTTGCCGATCGTCGCTTATAACGTGTCTGGCGAATACGCCATGGTTAAAGCGGCAGCGATCAACGGCTGGGTAGATGAGAAGAAAATGGTTCTTGAAACGTTATTGAGCATGAAACGCGCAGGCGCGGATATCGTCATGACGTATCATGCTAAAGATGCCGCACGCTGGTTGGAGGAGAAATAAATGGGATACGAAAAATCGATTGCAGCATTCGCTGAAGCGAAAGAATTGATGCCAGGAGGCGTCAACTCACCGGTACGCGCATTTAAATCGGTCAACATGGATCCGATTTTCATGGCTTCCGGAAGCGGCGCCACTATTACCGACATTGACGGCAATACGTATATCGACTATGTGTTGTCTTGGGGTCCACTAATACTCGGCCACTCACACCCTGAAGTGGTCAAAGCGATTCAGGAAGTAGCTGTTTCCGGTACTTCATTCGGAGCACCGACGCTGCTTGAAAACGAATTGGCAAAACTCGTCATGGAACGCGTGCCGTCGATTGAAATGGTGCGCATGGTTTCTTCTGGCACGGAAGCGACAATGAGCGCGCTGCGTGTAGCTCGCGGCTACACCGGCCGCAGCAAAATCTTGAAATTCGAAGGCTGTTACCACGGCCATGCGGATAGCTTGCTGATCAAAGCCGGTTCAGGCGTTGCGACACTCGGCTTGCCTGATTCACCGGGAGTGCCGGAATCGGTAGCGAAAAACACCATTACAGTTCCTTATAACGATTTGGAAAGCGTACGTATGGCGTTCAAGGAATTCGGAGACGACCTTGCAGCAGTCATCGTTGAACCGGTTGCCGGCAACATGGGTGTTGTTCCTCCGAACCCTGGTTTCTTGCAGGAACTGCGCAACTTGACGACTGAAAACGGCACAGTGTTGATCTTCGATGAAGTCATGACCGGTTTCCGTGTCGGCTACAACTGCGCGCAAGGCCATTTCGGCGTTACGCCGGATATGACGTGCCTTGGCAAAGTGATCGGCGGCGGACTTCCTGTCGGCGCATTCGGGGGCAAACGCGAAATCATGGAACACGTGGCACCGAGCGGTTCGATTTACCAGGCAGGCACGTTGTCCGGCAATCCGCTTGCCATGACGGCTGGCTTTGAAACGTTGTCCCGCCTTGATGAAAGCTCGTATGAAACATTCGTTAAGCGCGGCGACCAGCTTGAAAAAGGCTTCCGCGAGGCGGCAGAGAAATACAACATCCCGCACACTGTTAACCGCGCGGGCTCGATGATCGGCTTCTTCTTCACAAACGAACCTGTCGTCAATTTTGAAACAGCAAAAACTTCTGACACGGCGCTGTTTGCCGATTATTACCGCTTGATGGCGGAAGAAGGCATTTTCCTGCCGCCTTCCCAGTTCGAGGGTATGTTCTTATCGACAGCCCATACAGAAGAACACATCGCCAAAACCGTCGAAGCTTTCCACACCGTCTTCGCAAAATTGGCACGCTAATAAAACAGGAATTGCCGGAACGTCTCACGGAGACGTTCCGGCTTTTTGTCTATGAGTATAGGAAATGGAGCTAACGCTCATAGGTAGTGGGATATCGCTCATAGCCAAACTGCTAGCGCTCATAGAAGCAGGAGAAGCGCTCATAGAAAAGCAAAAAGCGCTCATAGGCTAAAAATCAAATACGCAATCAACGCCGAAAAGCTGTTATCCTCATCTTTTTCAGGTAAAATAACGGTATAAAAGTATTTCGTTAAACGAAAGTTGGAACGCCTTTGAAGGTATTTTTGAAAACAGCTGGGATTGCGTTTGCGTCAGGCTGGCTTTTTTATG includes these proteins:
- the ccsA gene encoding cytochrome c biogenesis protein CcsA codes for the protein MADITMARLHEAMVILYAVSLVFYFIDYLYKEKRASQIAMALLGVVWVMQTVFLVFYIIETQRFPILTLFEGIYFYAWLLVTLSIVLRFFYKFDFAVFFINIIGFIFMTIHTFAPVQIERSPIGEALVSELLLIHITFAILSYAALSLSFVFSALHMILYRLLKKKKWTQQLSNMPSLGQTEKGMTISILVGITLLFVSLILGLQWAYISLEEFSLLDIKIIGSFVLLVVYSLILFRHRGGALNGMNYARVHIYAFLLLLINFFLGSRLSEFHFWY
- the hemC gene encoding hydroxymethylbilane synthase yields the protein MRKIIVGSRRSKLALTQTGQFIDKMKAAGAPFEFEVKEIVTKGDRILDVTLSKVGGKGLFVKEIQQALYDREIDFAVHSMKDMPSVLPEGLVIGCIPEREDPRDAFISNNHVKFMDLPVGAVVGTSSLRRSSQLLLMRPDIDIQWIRGNIDTRLEKLKNGEFDAIILAAAGLKRMGWKDDIVTEFLEVDECLPAIGQGALAIECRDDDAELLAELAKVNDENTALAVTTERKFLRDMDGSCQVPIAGYATVSNGDISFTGLISSPDSLEVYKESIVGRDPIEAGRVVAERISSQGGYDLIQKVKAENHV
- a CDS encoding uroporphyrinogen-III synthase, with translation MSDPNFPLQGETIIFTGSTEPVEAIERVEELGGKAVYLPLIETATRQSELPDFSAYEWLIFTSRNSAEAFCLLHAPVDSKIAAVGEKTAEVLEQNGYSISFMPSIYSADRFIEEFPQVVGEARCLFIKGSLAKNTIASMAMPVDEWVIYETTLNIENAKKLTAMKNAVVLFASPSAVSAYREAGGDWQEIKVAAIGHVTQNAILQNDGHVDFIPEKYTILDALNEIVKGS
- the hemB gene encoding porphobilinogen synthase; the encoded protein is MNELKFDRHRRLRGSANLRSMVRETSLHKEDFIYPLFVVEGENVKEEISSMPGVFHFSLDRLGEELDEVVSLGIPSIIFFGVPNEKDAVGTQAYHDHGITQEAIRFAKERHPDLVVIADTCLCQYTDHGHCGVIENGVILNDKSLDLLARTAVSQAKAGADIIAPSNMMDGFVAAIRFGLDQAGFENVPIMSYGVKYASAYYGPFREAAHSTPQFGDRKTYQMDPANRLEALREAASDIEEGADFMIVKPALSYLDIIREVRDNYDLPIVAYNVSGEYAMVKAAAINGWVDEKKMVLETLLSMKRAGADIVMTYHAKDAARWLEEK
- the hemL gene encoding glutamate-1-semialdehyde 2,1-aminomutase, which encodes MGYEKSIAAFAEAKELMPGGVNSPVRAFKSVNMDPIFMASGSGATITDIDGNTYIDYVLSWGPLILGHSHPEVVKAIQEVAVSGTSFGAPTLLENELAKLVMERVPSIEMVRMVSSGTEATMSALRVARGYTGRSKILKFEGCYHGHADSLLIKAGSGVATLGLPDSPGVPESVAKNTITVPYNDLESVRMAFKEFGDDLAAVIVEPVAGNMGVVPPNPGFLQELRNLTTENGTVLIFDEVMTGFRVGYNCAQGHFGVTPDMTCLGKVIGGGLPVGAFGGKREIMEHVAPSGSIYQAGTLSGNPLAMTAGFETLSRLDESSYETFVKRGDQLEKGFREAAEKYNIPHTVNRAGSMIGFFFTNEPVVNFETAKTSDTALFADYYRLMAEEGIFLPPSQFEGMFLSTAHTEEHIAKTVEAFHTVFAKLAR